The Primulina huaijiensis isolate GDHJ02 chromosome 18, ASM1229523v2, whole genome shotgun sequence DNA window TGCAggcatttttctctcatttcgGTGTGGAAGGTCTCATCGTCTCAGCCATGTGTGCTGCTGCTCAAGCAGTGGTTTCGCCTAAAGTgtgtaatttttgttattttattatatttaacttTTCAAGTGCTTATgatatatttcttttaaaatattccaCTGCAGCAAAGTCAGCATCTGTGGCATCATTTGGCTATGTTTTTCCGTGATGAATTGATATCTTGGTCCTGGAGAAGACCTCTTGGGATGCCTCATGCTCCTGTTGTCGGTGGTGGTGTTTTGAATAATGTCGACCTAAAACAGAAAGTCACCACAAATGTCGAAAATGTAATCGATCGGATCAATGGAATCGCCCCACAATACATCTCCGAAGAGGTATGCTTTTCACTGTTCCGAAATGCTATAAAATTCGTGCCAGATCTTTTGCGCTGGTGGTATCTCATTGTCTTGTGAAATTATTTGTGCTGCTGAAATATCTCTGTATGTTTTCTCAAAAATTCTCCCGACTGGTTTTGAATCTTGACAAACAGGAGGAAAATGGTATTGATCCACCGCAATCGATGCAGAGAGGTGTTGCTGAGTTGGTTGACGCTGCTCTCACTCCCAGGAATTTGTGCATGATGGATCCAACTTGGCACCCctggttttaattttttttcttttggggaGGCTGCTTAGGTTCAAAGAAATTATTTCAATCTGTAAATCCAGGTTAGTTGATCTCTGTAGTTCAACTTTGTGGTGTATGAATTGGGAAGTTTTGTAATATTCAAAAAGTAAgctgtgtctatatatatatatatatatattagcttTCTTGTCATAACTTGTCTTGAAACATTTCATTTTTTGATATTCACATTCTTGATCTGATTCGATTAATTGTTTTATACGAGTGATTTTGTGAGCTAACCTCCGGGGACCTCTAAAGATTTAACACAGAGAAGAGAAAACGGACCTAAAGTATTATGCAAGGATGTGGTATCACAGACTAGAGTATAACAATGCCGCCGAGTTTACTATGGGTGTGTTATCGTTAGACTCTCGAGGTGGCTTCCATGGAAATATCGATGTTGGGTGCAGTGTAACTTCACTTTCTTCCCTCGCTAAATCGATAGTGAAAATTGTTTATTAGTTTCTTTCCATTTGGATGCACGTTTTCATATTTATCAGGAAGAAAATGTGCCAGCAAAGGATGCTCTTGCCTTTGAAGCTCGTCTTTTTTAAGGTTCcccaaaatttcattttcagcattttgACGAGATATATTATTGCTTTCGTTATTAAACTcaacattttctttcttttttttgtaGAAAGACATTCGGTTCGCGATCTCTTTGATATGTTTTTGGAGATATTTGGGTCTAATGATCTTCATTACCTACTTTACTTTGTCTAGTAAAAAAAACACCTTTAAAGTAGTTTAATGGGTTTTTTTTCTTTAGTTTCTTTTAGCTCATTTTATTCAAGCTCTATTTGAATAAAATGTCACGGTAAATCATATCAGCAGCTATATCAGCTAAAAATATGTACTTAGAAGTAAcaaattcaattatttaaagAGCGATATGAAAAAACTTTCTCTGAATCCATTATCTACGGGCatcaaatttgatatatatcatgtcattttagaaaattatggTGAAAAATCATgggtaaattaaattaaaatcctTTAGTACATGTTTATCTTAAAATTCAGTCCTTACAAGATATATTTTGTGATTTGCTACTTGATCACAAGTCACATGTAGTTTTAACTCTGCAAAACTAATTTTACTTTTTACCTTTTTATTATTAaactatatttattaaattaaaatcctACATAAAAAAATCTATCGTTTTCTCCCTCAACCAAATCCATTTCCATCGGTTTCTACCCCAAGGAAATCCATCGTCTAATCGTACTCCATTTTGGCTTTGAAAAGGGCAATTCAAGAACAAGCTCAGCAGTGTAAGTCAACTGTCATATTCGATTTTAGTAAGTTTATGCTTCAAGTTTGACTGTGTTGTTTACATGTCATCCTTTTGATGATTTGTTTTATGTGTTTGATGATTTgtcatgcttttttttttttcttctaatttttgcTTCTTGGTTGAGACTTTCACTTTCTAAAGTTTTCGTGATTTTCTTGATTATGTTTAATTGATTTTGTATGTGACGAGGTATGTTACTTGATCTAGTGCTTCTGATATGTTAATCGGTGTTTCAGTATGTAAATGTAATAAAGTTTggatttttttggatttttacgttttttttcctttttgaatGAAGAAAACATCTTGATTTAgtatatctaatttttttaatcaatagtTGTGTTCTTATAATCAGTAATGACATTTTTTGTGCTTTTGATGTCAGATCGTAAGTTGGTAAGTTGTTATTGTCGTTTTTTCTTGgatcttttttatatttattttattattttatatgggTTTTTGAATGATATTCAAGGTAAAATAGGCACGTTacctaataaattcaaatatcttTCAGTTTCAAGAACGACTTTAAATCACTTAAAACTCATCTTGTAGACAATTTATGGGTATTTCAGGCACCatattttcccaaaataaatACCTTTGCAAATTCGAGCTCTAAAAGACTTCTAACTCGACTCAACATTCTCAGTGTCAATTCAGTGCAAAGAACAAGTTCAATAGTTGGTTTGAAATGCATAGACATTAATAATATATCATTTCATGCAATTAAGCTAATTCAGTCGTTttctttgttatttattttgaaaatgtcaTACCAACatctaatttttttgttttaatttcttgCAGGTTTAAGCGATTGTTAAACCAAAAAACAGTACTGAAGGTTGTTCAAAAATAGCTACAAGATGTGGTGGCATTATGGTTTCTTACAATTACAAATACATAATGGTATAAAATTTCCATGAAGTGTTTCAAAAAGTGAAAAAATGAATACCTAAAGCGACACCAAAAGTACCTAGTTTTTGTGAAGTGCTATTTGATTTGGCCTCTTAAATACTCAAATATTCTTGAGAGGTTTTATGACAGATGTTCTGTTTCATGGAATGATGCGAGTTTTCATGGAACAATGTTGTTAAAATATGTTGTTTGGTCTCATGATCTTTGTTCAATACGTCAACTAAATTATAAAAACTTGATATAACTCAGGAATTATTTCATATCCATTCTTAAGACGAAGAGTGTTGTTGTCTATCAATGTAGTGAGGTTAAAATTTGTACTTATAATGATTCTTTTACTTGGAAAATACGGACTATGGTATGATACTATTAAAAGGAGGTCGCCTATCTAAGTGTGAGGACGAACCGTCTTGACGAAGCACTTATGAAGTTAAGTTGTGTTTCATGACCAAAATGAATACTGTcgaaaaatcaaaggaaatgttAGGAAAATTAGTGTGTTGATGTTATTGTCTGATTTTATACAACCCTTCAAAAAGTTCAAGATATTATGTTCACTTTCTGGCTTAGTAAATCCGATAGTATTTACTAAGAATTGTTCAAAGCCAAAAGCCACATATTCTGATGTAATAATTTTCAGTGTGAACTCTCTTTCGACATCGCGTGCATTCATGCACTCATTTCATTCACGTGagatatttttggaaatttaagCTTAATGAATTAATTGAGCAAAGaagacaagaaaaaaaaacttgaaacaAAAGCATTGAAGGAAAACCCACACTCCCAAGCGTTGCTTGGGAATTCCAGGTAGCCCAGGGGACCCCAAGTGTTGTATGGAAATTACAGGCAGCGTGGGGGTGCCCGAAAATGACGTCCCTGCAATGTTTGTGTTGTTTCGTAGAATGATGCTGAGTTTTCATGGAACAATGTTGTTAAAAAGTGTATAAATGTCACAATTTCGAGATACGTGACTTAAATATCAATTAATCTGAATAAATTAACATGAAGAACGCAACAAGAGAATCGTCGGTCTGACTTCTGAAATTAGTCAAATTCCACAATCATGAGTAAACTTGTCGGAAGAAGCTTCTGAGTTTCCACGTATTCGACTCTGCCTAATCTCGAAATTGTTGCCACTTTGCTCTCCGAATCCTACTTCTTTTACTTTCCATTATTATATACAACAAATATATCCACCAAAGCAAACACTagtttgaaattttcaattcaTGCTAGGATTATGCTTTCCAGTCAAACATAATAATCTacctataatattttttgtcgTCATATTGAAATTTCCTAATATATTTTGATGAATTGAATAAGCCAAAAGAGTTCATATAAATAACTTAAATAGTAACTTGTGTCTTTGTTCATTACCAAAGATCCGAGTTTCAAATACTTCCACCGTAGCTTCAAGATTACGGCTACAATATTCAACTAAACAAACATTTCAACCATACGATTTAACAGAAAACACAGTCGTCAAATATTCACTTTTCAAGTACTCAGTTTTTCCCACAACGACAAAATTCATTCTTCGCATTCATTGCCCTTTTCCCTTCTTCATCAAAAGATGGCTGAAGCACACAAGTTCCTTAAATCCCTTCTCCTTTCAGGTCTCCTTCTAGCAATGCCAGGTATTTAATTAATTCCACTCAGTTGAATATCTTTTCATAatattttcatgcaaacatgttcGCTGTGCGCAATGCAGGTGTGGTGTGTTCGGCGATATTTACAGTAGCGAACCAGTGCTCCCATGCTGTGTGGCCGGGGATATTATCAAACGCTAATTCTTCCCAGCTTTCATCCACCGGATTTGTGCTCAACTCCGGCGATTCGGTTTCTATATATGTACCCTCTTCTTGGTCTGGCCGTTTATGGGGACGCACATTTTGTGCCCAAGACCCCACCACCGGGATTTTCAACTGCATCACTGGCGATTGTGGCTCCGGAAAGGTAGAGTGCGGGGGCAACGGTGCGGTGCCTCCAGCTACCCTGGTTGAGTTCACCCTCAACGGCTTCAGCGGGCTTGACTTCTACGACGTCAGTCTCGTCGATGGGTTCAATCTACCTGTGTTGGTGGTCCCACATAATGGGGTCGGAGGCGGGAACTGTACGTACACGGGATGCAATGCAGACCTCAACGTCGCGTGCCCTCAGGAGCTGAAGGTGGTGAGCAGCAGCTCGGGGGATTGCGTGGCGTGTAGGAGCGCCTGTGAGGCCTTCGGGGATCCAAGATATTGCTGCAGCGGCGAGTACAGGACGCCGGAGACTTGCAGACCGAGCAAATACTCAGAGTTCTTCAAGAACGCGTGCCCCAGGGCTTACAGCTACGCATATGATGATAGGAGCAGCACATTTACCTGTGCTTCATCCGATTATGTCATCACTTTTTGCCCCCCTCTTTCCGTCGCCGGGTAACTTCAAACTCTTGAATTCCcgattaaataataaataacttcaaattaaataataattaaaaaaatccattTAATTGTCTTTTAGAATTAAAAGTTCCTCGacaatattcattaaataactATATTGATCGGTAATCCTCTGATCCTGTCTTTTTTGCAAACCAAACACAATcccaattttatttagaaaattttattattatacataGTACTGGTCGGTCTGGAATCTGGATGCATTATTTAtcctattttatttattattagcaaaaataattgataattttgTGCAGTAAAAAGAAATCAAGAGAAGGGCAAGTAAATGTGCCCACCCGTGTGTCAATTGTATCCGCTGCTGCTCCCTTGCAGTTCACCTCCATTCTCATCACCTTTGTATCAGCTGTTTGGCAGTTAGTCAGGCCATCTACTTAATCTTATATTTGGAGTTCACCTGAAGCCCACACAACTCATAACCCAAGGGAAAATGGAGCGTGTCGAAATCTTTGGGCTTAGATGAATGAAACCCGGCCCGATACACCACTTTGAAATCAGTGGTAAAAAAATGCACATCTCTCAGCAAACAACGGAAAGAAGGAACGCAAAATCAATCCCTAGTTGGTTTCAAGTcgtatttgtttgtttgtttatttaCTACTACTATTTGTTAAAATAGACTTAAGGGCCCTCTGTATATTTTGGCCAAAAAGTCCCTAACCTCAATtacttaaaattatatatatataaaaaaaattagacttacACTCCATCCTGTTTCAACCAGTTGACATGCCATGTATGCATCCTATAACATGATTcagatattttatttcacaTATTGTTCTAcctaatattttgatttttgcaTATGCAATTGGGTATCATGTATTTACTATATTTAACAACAATTTAGTATCCGCATGCCAATCATATATGAATGGAGCATGATATTAAGCATAATTACTTTTTTGATAGAACATGATACCAAGcacaatttgaaatacaaaatcGTATGTGATTAAAAAAAACTGTCAAAATATGGATTAAATCAGTATAATAACCCAACAAGTCAGTCATTAAATCGTatcatattttacatataagATCATCAGAAGTGtgacttaaaatatttaataaatatgtcACGATCATATGTTAAATCACTTTTATTGCGTATTTTCCTAGGAACAACAAACTAAAGTTCATTATAACGAAAGGTGGTGCCAATTCCTAAAAAGGCATAAAACACGAGGCATGGAAGTAGCTGCAAAGATCAATGCTTCAAATGTAGTAGTGTTTTTTATTAAAACGAATATAACGAATCTAAAAGCAATGAAGGCAACAGATATGAAATGGCAAAAACAAATGACAAGATTCTAGTGTTTGATACTGACCAATAAAGGGTAACAATGATCTGGCTCGTAGTTGGGCCAGGATTCATCGCCACTAAGAAATTCTTGATGACGCTTCCAAATGGTTGTGTCATAGTTCTCTGTTATGCTGAAGTGCAGGCCATTGTCCTTGACTTCAGCGAGAAACTTATCCAACGAATCACCTCTTTTGGGGCTAAAAAGTAGGGCTTCAGAGGGTTCATCTACTTTTAGCAAGCATTTGATTGTTCGAGCAAGGCCTTTGTGGAACTCCTTAAAGAAAGTGCTGCaaaatcagaaaataaaaaattcttgcTGGTCCAAGCAAGGAGACCAGTGAGATTGATACAATGATAAAAACGAATTTCTTCCAGGTATGTTAGGATTGCCCAAAAAGGTCCATGCTGGTTGGAAAATGGTAGTTTGACAAATAAAACCAAATCCCTCGTCACTAATGCAAGAGAGTGATTTCTCGTTTTacacataataaaattttaaccctGTCCGGCAATATAAACAATTTATTGAGTGCCAGTCAGTCATATCATAGGACAATAAGTTACCAGTCACTTGCAACAATCACGTCAAAGGTACCATTGATTTCTGAGACTTCATGCTGATCCCAATGTAGCATCATTGACTTCACCTTTGTGTTGCCAAATGATGCAGCATTGGCGTCTATATTATGCTGAATATCTGCTTGTTAAGAATTCCAATTCTTGGTGAGAAGGAATTCACGATAGACATGCACCATTGATAAATGAAGGAAACTAGTGTGGTCAATCAGTATTGTCTCAAAcgagtttttataaaataattcttGACTTACAGAACATTAACATGCAACAAAGGTGCAGTGATATCATGTTCCTATCAATAATAATCTTCATTCAAGGGACAACTTTTTTCCCCAGAAAATTTCTAGTTTCCTAACTTGAAAATTATCAATGTTTAGGTAAGAAACTCTAAAGCACATTGCTCAAGAAAAGACAGAGCAATATCTTCATTTGGAGCATGCTGCACAAAGTTAAATGTGGAAGCTACATTTGCTGCCAACGGCAGATGATCTGATGTGTTATAAGGGCTCACAAATTTCACTAAGTTATAAGACCTAGTCCAAAGGATACAATTAACTACTTGAGGATTTCCATCTGATATCAAAAGTTCAGATACATCTGTGACCA harbors:
- the LOC140964209 gene encoding thaumatin-like protein 1b — its product is MFAVRNAGVVCSAIFTVANQCSHAVWPGILSNANSSQLSSTGFVLNSGDSVSIYVPSSWSGRLWGRTFCAQDPTTGIFNCITGDCGSGKVECGGNGAVPPATLVEFTLNGFSGLDFYDVSLVDGFNLPVLVVPHNGVGGGNCTYTGCNADLNVACPQELKVVSSSSGDCVACRSACEAFGDPRYCCSGEYRTPETCRPSKYSEFFKNACPRAYSYAYDDRSSTFTCASSDYVITFCPPLSVAG
- the LOC140964207 gene encoding calmodulin-lysine N-methyltransferase isoform X1 codes for the protein METDNAKATPTSSSLRWRILRRALLRRSSCSENPLEAIHSNQISRRTKIGFNLVPFRLVDKDGEKNPDFSSMERHRDVCFCYMLPLPSAPKLFLRQRLEDCADLNDFEVCNRYKIDNTGIVCQWPSEDVLAYYSLSRRDSFRDKRVIELGAGYGLAGLVIAMVTDVSELLISDGNPQVVNYIQHNIDANAASFGNTKVKSMMLHWDQHEVSEINGTFDVIVASDCTFFKEFHKGLARTIKCLLKVDEPSEALLFSPKRGDSLDKFLAEVKDNGLHFSITENYDTTIWKRHQEFLSGDESWPNYEPDHCYPLLDAYMACQLVETGWSVSLIFFIYI
- the LOC140964207 gene encoding calmodulin-lysine N-methyltransferase isoform X3 gives rise to the protein METDNAKATPTSSSLRWRILRRALLRRSSCSEAIHSNQISRRTKIGFNLVPFRLVDKDGEKNPDFSSMERHRDVCFCYMLPLPSAPKLFLRQRLEDCADLNDFEVCNRYKIDNTGIVCQWPSEDVLAYYSLSRRDSFRDKRVIELGAGYGLAGLVIAMVTDVSELLISDGNPQVVNYIQHNIDANAASFGNTKVKSMMLHWDQHEVSEINGTFDVIVASDCTFFKEFHKGLARTIKCLLKVDEPSEALLFSPKRGDSLDKFLAEVKDNGLHFSITENYDTTIWKRHQEFLSGDESWPNYEPDHCYPLLDAYMACQLVETGWSVSLIFFIYI
- the LOC140964207 gene encoding calmodulin-lysine N-methyltransferase isoform X2, with the protein product METDNAKATPTSSSLRWRILRRALLRRSSCSENPLEAIHSNQISRRTKIGFNLVPFRLVDKDGEKNPDFSSMERHRDVCFCYMLPLPSAPKLFLRQRLEDCADLNDFEVCNRYKIDNTGIVCQWPSEDVLAYYSLSRRDSFRDKRVIELGAGYGLAGLVIAMVTDVSELLISDGNPQVVNYIQHNIDANAASFGNTKVKSMMLHWDQHEVSEINGTFDVIVASDCTFFKEFHKGLARTIKCLLKVDEPSEALLFSPKRGDSLDKFLAEVKDNGLHFSITENYDTTIWKRHQEFLSGDESWPNYEPDHCYPLLLLPCLVFYAFLGIGTTFRYNEL